The following proteins are co-located in the Synechococcus sp. PROS-U-1 genome:
- the glmM gene encoding phosphoglucosamine mutase, which yields MVQKACSPIGPALGDDAPGFGTDGIRGLAGTVLTPALCLQVGYWVGRVLQAEGPVLIGMDSRTSGSMVVSALTAGLTAAGRDVWTLGLCPTPAVPLLIRQLGAAGGLMVSASHNPPADNGIKVFGADGAKLSGPRQAQVEAGLKGDLSSVEEGQFRCGVARSSADLLDGYREVLLQSVAERRLDGVPIVLDLCWGSATACGADAFRALGADLTVLHGEPDGARINVACGSTHLEPLQRAVIERGAAMGFAFDGDADRMLAVDGRGRILDGDHVLFLWGSVLQDQQALPDQRLVATVMSNLGFERAWQQRGGTLDRTPVGDQHVHAAMVASGAALGGEQSGHILSASHGLCGDGVLTAVQLATLCHSQGITLSDWLDRSFQAYPQKLVNVRVMDRARRKNWSDCTALTDAIASAEQSMGDAGRILVRASGTEPVLRVMVEAEQSAAVEHWTGHLAAVAEDHLNVA from the coding sequence CTCACGCCGGCCTTATGTCTTCAGGTCGGCTACTGGGTGGGCCGGGTTCTGCAGGCGGAAGGCCCAGTTCTGATCGGGATGGATTCCCGGACCAGCGGCAGCATGGTGGTGTCTGCCCTGACGGCTGGTTTGACAGCGGCTGGGCGCGATGTGTGGACCCTGGGTCTGTGTCCGACACCGGCGGTTCCCTTGCTGATTCGGCAGCTCGGTGCCGCCGGCGGACTCATGGTCTCAGCGAGTCATAACCCCCCTGCTGACAACGGCATCAAAGTCTTCGGAGCCGATGGCGCCAAGCTCAGCGGCCCACGTCAGGCCCAGGTGGAGGCAGGTCTGAAGGGGGATCTGTCCTCGGTAGAGGAGGGGCAGTTCCGCTGTGGTGTTGCGCGTTCGAGCGCCGATCTGCTGGATGGCTATCGGGAGGTGTTGCTGCAATCCGTGGCTGAACGCCGTCTCGATGGCGTTCCGATCGTGCTGGACCTCTGCTGGGGCTCCGCGACAGCCTGTGGCGCGGATGCCTTCCGTGCCTTGGGGGCTGATCTCACCGTGCTCCACGGTGAACCCGATGGCGCCCGCATCAATGTGGCCTGTGGATCCACCCATCTGGAACCTCTGCAGCGGGCTGTGATCGAGCGCGGTGCGGCGATGGGATTTGCGTTTGACGGTGACGCAGACCGGATGCTGGCGGTGGATGGCCGTGGTCGCATCCTTGATGGAGACCACGTGCTCTTCCTTTGGGGATCCGTGCTGCAGGACCAGCAGGCGCTTCCCGATCAGCGGTTGGTGGCCACCGTGATGTCGAATCTCGGTTTCGAGCGGGCCTGGCAGCAACGCGGCGGCACGCTGGACCGCACGCCGGTAGGAGATCAGCATGTGCATGCAGCGATGGTGGCCAGTGGCGCTGCCCTCGGCGGCGAGCAATCCGGCCACATCCTTTCGGCTTCCCACGGACTCTGTGGGGATGGTGTCCTGACCGCCGTGCAGCTGGCCACGCTGTGCCATTCCCAGGGCATCACCCTCAGCGATTGGTTGGACCGCAGTTTTCAGGCCTACCCGCAGAAATTGGTCAATGTGCGGGTGATGGACCGTGCGCGACGCAAGAACTGGAGCGATTGCACCGCCCTCACCGACGCCATTGCATCGGCTGAGCAGTCGATGGGCGATGCCGGTCGCATTTTGGTGCGAGCCAGCGGCACGGAACCTGTGCTTCGTGTGATGGTGGAAGCCGAGCAGTCAGCGGCTGTTGAGCACTGGACGGGGCATCTGGCTGCTGTTGCCGAAGACCATCTCAACGTGGCCTGA
- a CDS encoding BadF/BadG/BcrA/BcrD ATPase family protein, with product MMLLAGFDAGQTHTRCRLSLVGHGLLQPVGVGEGPGVSHLDAPRGEERFLEAIRTSARHALKDHPDGVIQAAVVGASGIEHGTALQQRAERLLHRALEFGDDTGLDKVLVTGDERTALRGAIPHGAGIIVISGTGMIILGRSDDGREHRCGGWGWLLDGAGSAFDLGHQGLQLTLRMADGRLPDHPLREQIWNQMGCDSHAAVKARVVQADFGTENFAALAPLVVDAADRGCSGAEQIVQRSAATLSSCISTVAQRLSLRSPLVVCQGGAITHLTGFRTAVQQDMHQSIPEARWGKARGDACDGALLMAQEITVRPR from the coding sequence ATGATGCTGCTTGCTGGATTCGATGCCGGGCAAACCCACACACGGTGCCGCCTCAGCCTCGTTGGGCATGGCTTGCTTCAACCTGTTGGTGTGGGCGAGGGGCCTGGAGTCAGTCATCTGGATGCCCCCCGGGGTGAGGAACGTTTTCTCGAGGCGATCCGAACCAGCGCCCGGCATGCACTGAAGGATCACCCCGATGGAGTGATCCAGGCGGCCGTTGTCGGAGCCAGCGGCATCGAACACGGCACAGCGTTGCAACAGCGCGCCGAACGGCTGCTTCACAGAGCGCTGGAGTTCGGTGATGACACAGGACTGGACAAGGTGCTGGTCACTGGGGACGAACGCACAGCGCTGCGAGGTGCGATCCCTCACGGTGCCGGAATCATTGTGATCAGCGGCACGGGGATGATCATCCTTGGACGCAGCGACGATGGCCGTGAACATCGCTGTGGTGGCTGGGGATGGCTCCTCGATGGAGCCGGCTCAGCCTTTGATCTTGGCCATCAGGGATTGCAATTGACCCTGCGGATGGCCGATGGACGTCTCCCCGACCATCCACTGCGGGAACAGATCTGGAATCAGATGGGCTGCGACAGCCATGCAGCGGTGAAAGCCCGAGTGGTGCAGGCCGACTTCGGCACAGAGAACTTCGCAGCTCTGGCTCCTCTGGTGGTGGACGCAGCAGACCGAGGATGCTCTGGAGCGGAACAGATTGTGCAGCGATCAGCAGCCACTCTCTCCAGCTGCATCAGCACCGTGGCCCAGCGTCTTTCGCTGCGCTCACCCTTGGTGGTCTGCCAGGGGGGAGCGATCACCCATCTCACAGGGTTTCGCACGGCCGTGCAACAGGACATGCATCAATCGATTCCGGAGGCACGCTGGGGGAAAGCCAGGGGCGATGCCTGTGATGGAGCTCTGCTGATGGCGCAGGAAATAACCGTCAGGCCACGTTGA